A stretch of the Thiomicrorhabdus indica genome encodes the following:
- a CDS encoding peptidase M42, translated as MSTSEFETDNNFLHFSEFIDLLKSLIREPSVVGAEHAFFRVLQRELEERGAQVTWYEGLLVAHGNEPNRCMFSSHIDRHGLICTGPNEFQFAAFVSGQMSDLLGKSVSEELMLTLMNRFENTPVIAYEPWSGAYRGRGLINNAYICEYRNNLIFEVEKLEHLVAGTPVGFLDKLKIDNGLLSGQLDNVLTAAALVHLFSLGYQGTAFFTAEEESGGSWRYLLEWFRRFGGSTNELYVVDTSPYKNRDEADKQQIVLRNRDEFAEFNIETTQKLAQTCEKLGISYSFKDHYITKQNLSSLNSDKPKLSLGRTELGRITDKSLGLVHGTTIQIPTTGYHTMDETASIDSTIAFLKLLIKLGAVENLEAAKRL; from the coding sequence ATGAGCACTTCTGAATTTGAAACCGACAATAACTTTCTTCATTTTTCGGAATTTATCGACCTACTGAAGTCCTTAATTAGAGAACCCTCCGTTGTCGGTGCCGAACACGCATTTTTTCGCGTACTACAACGTGAACTTGAGGAACGCGGTGCGCAAGTCACTTGGTACGAGGGATTACTCGTCGCCCATGGCAATGAGCCAAATCGTTGCATGTTTTCCAGTCACATCGATCGCCACGGTTTAATCTGCACTGGCCCCAATGAATTCCAGTTTGCGGCATTTGTCTCTGGACAGATGAGTGACCTACTCGGTAAATCAGTCAGTGAAGAATTGATGCTGACACTTATGAATCGCTTTGAAAACACCCCAGTTATTGCCTATGAGCCTTGGTCAGGTGCATACCGTGGCAGAGGCTTAATCAACAACGCTTACATTTGTGAATATCGAAACAACCTGATCTTTGAGGTAGAGAAGCTTGAACACTTAGTTGCAGGAACACCTGTTGGCTTTTTGGATAAACTGAAAATTGATAACGGTTTGCTTTCGGGACAGCTGGACAACGTTCTGACAGCTGCGGCCTTAGTGCACCTATTCAGCTTGGGATATCAAGGAACAGCATTCTTTACTGCCGAAGAAGAATCTGGTGGTAGCTGGCGATATTTATTGGAATGGTTCCGGCGTTTTGGAGGTTCAACCAACGAATTATATGTGGTCGATACCAGCCCATACAAAAATCGTGACGAAGCCGACAAACAGCAAATCGTTTTGCGGAACCGGGATGAATTTGCAGAATTTAATATTGAAACCACACAAAAGCTAGCTCAAACCTGTGAAAAACTCGGCATTTCATACAGTTTCAAAGACCACTATATTACCAAGCAAAATCTGTCTAGCCTTAACTCAGACAAGCCAAAACTCAGTCTTGGCCGTACAGAGCTTGGACGTATTACTGATAAATCACTCGGGCTTGTTCACGGCACCACCATACAGATCCCAACCACTGGTTACCACACAATGGATGAAACCGCTTCAATCGACAGCACAATTGCATTTCTCAAACTCTTAATAAAACTAGGAGC